Below is a window of Vanacampus margaritifer isolate UIUO_Vmar chromosome 11, RoL_Vmar_1.0, whole genome shotgun sequence DNA.
TCACGCCGCAATTAGTCTGCTGCACAACAACCCCGCAGTCTCTTTATTACTTGAGCATTCAGCTTGTGCTGTGCCCAACATGGGTCCGGATGCTTTGTAGTTGTCCTGTCACTTGTGAGAGATGATTATTGACATTTGAGACTTGTATAAATCAATATAGATTCtggatgtgtgcgtgtgtttgtgtcaaCATTGTCACCAGTAATGctgatgtactgtatgtacactaatgtaacttttttttgtaggtgagTGCTAATGTGATGAAAACCGTAGTACTAGTAGACTAGTGAGTGTACTGGTAGACAAGTCGAGTAACCGATGACGTCATTGATACTTTTTCAGTATAATAGCAGTTTCAcataatgatatttttttacagaaaattgaGTCAAAGTCGACTAGTCGATGACCTAATTGATATCTTTTCAATACAGTTGCCTACAGCAGTCCTAATGTGCTAATGTAATGAAAAGCAAAGTAGACTAGTCAATGATgtcactgtatactgtatacctTTTTTGCGCTACGGACCacttttaggaaaaaaaacatattttaaccaaccaatagaaacattttataaaaaaacaacttaccaTTTTGCTGAAAGTAGTTGTTTTAATAGGTAGGGACATCATAtccaatctgaaaaaaaaagcatttatctGTTTTTCCATTTCTATATCATTTGGGGTTTATTGTATTAGATGATAGACTTGCATTTTTTGCAACTTACCAATGTttgttagaaaaatatatataatacacacaaaaaaataaagtttatcaGTTTAAAGATTAAATATCTTGCCAAGTGTATTCAACTAAATATAggttgaaattgaaatgatttgcaaatcattgccTTCTGTTTTTAAATTACGTTTTACACAACGCCTCAACTTCAGTGGAATTTCAGTTGTATAAAAAGCTCTAAGTATGATTCCACAAATGCATAAATGGCTGGGCAATATATCGAAAAAATATCGATATCGCAATATTGGCCCATGCAGTATGcatattgcaaagacatgcaaaaagtttaatttggaattttatGCTTTTACCTGAATTGGAACAGTCCGACGCAAACTTAAATGTGCATCAccatccaatagttgaacatGATCTAGGGtaatacaattaattaactaagaATACATAGAGCTTGCTTATTttgtcacatgaaaaaaaaattcatttgataataaaaatgttattcctTTAAGTCcatgttaaatatcgcaataatatcaatatcgcaatattcaacaactatatcgcttattgcatgtttttccagTATCATGCAGccctaatactgtatataactaaataaataataaatgattaaaaaaaaaccattacTTTTTCTCCCTTTACTATCAtgattatacacacacattcccccAATGTTTATGAAATTCTTTTCAACATCGCCCGTCCTTGGCACGTCCAGTCGATGAATGAACCTTCAAGAGTTATGTGTTGACAGGACGTACAACATGGCTTCCTTTGGTGCGCAACCAGAACCTAGAACAACAGAGTCAAgcacatagacaaacaacagTACCGGTAAGCATTTCCATATGtctcacagtgtgtgtgtgtgtgtatacaagGCATCTGTCGTAGAACTTTCTCCACTTTGTATGGTTTTCTCATAAGGAAGCAAGAAGAGTGAGGCGTCAGCCATATAAACAGTTCACACAGTATCATGTGACCTATAAATCAGCAGTAGCTGAGTGAAGATATTATGAGAAGTTTTTGACCATTCATAATgtgacaaaatatatatatatatatttaaataataaagtgTTAAGtggcttaatttaaaaaaaaaatgccttcaaGTGAGAAGGATTATTTACCCAATATATTAGTTTCCAAAATAGATTTTGAAATTGTAGTAAAAAGTCGACATCACAGAGCAACCATGTAATTGCTGCTTATCAGAAGGTAATACTGTCAACTAATGCTACGTAACACTGTATGCGCACCCAAGAAAAATGATTGTAGCTCAATTTACCATTTGGCTTTAATGTGTTGTTTCAGAAATACATGAATGAAATtatttggttgtttaatttcacactttatGGTTGGGCATAGACTGTGGAGACCAAACTATTTGTATGAGCCATACATAAAGTcagacattttaaataatatatcacAAAGTTAGACCTTTGTCACCTGTGAATGAGGCAAGTGGAATAACCTTCCCCGGAACGCAAATAAATCCATTTGTACATGCATAACAGTTGGGGGCAGTAGTGGGATTTTATCATTTTTACAACATGATAAATGTTTCATGGGAATATCCTTGCAAGGAGACCTattcatcattaaaataatatcataaaaaaaactttagccAGGAAGTTgtgaacaaaaaacacaagcagCGGTGAGAACGTCCTTATCGTTGGCGGAGATGATAAAGAGGTTACTCTGACTATAAAATCGGTGTATGTTGAGGTACGCGTTGCTTGTTAGTCCGATCAGCGCCATCTTAGCTTGCAAATTGTGTAGGTGTACCGTGTGTAATAACACCAAGTACACGCTGCACTTTAGTAAGTTAACACCCTGCGACACTATTTGAGGACAAttttaatactgtaaatgtgttaAAACATGATTAATATTTCCCTGTGTATGGTATGGATATACAGTACCCCCATCACCCCCCTTTCCCCCCCAAGACAAGTTCTTACAGCATTTATAgatttttgatgttttaaacACTTTAAAACACGACACATTTAATACGTTGAGAAAGACCAAGAGAAATGGATAAGGggaatattaaatataaatatatatgaataagcggtttggaaaatggatggatggataaacagTAAGTGTTCTGCCATCCAAAAGGCAAATCATCATGCCGTAAACAaatcacgttttttttcccccccaaaataacaaACTTATCATCTGACAATATGCATAATCATAATCATTCATAATCATGCCCAaatatgtacattataaaatgaacctaCAGCAGTTGCTTTCTGATGTCCTAAAAACAGCGGATGGAAGAAGATTGAGACGTTTTGTAAACTCCGGACAAGGTGGCGGGGAAGATcacttgttcttcttcttccaaaTCTACACAGTGTTGAACAATAGTGTAACGCCCCCATGTGGCGAAAAGCAGaattacatacactcacacaTCCACCAGCTAACGCAAGTGTGGCTATATGGTGTTCATCAGGTGATGCAGTTAAACAAGTTAATGTGacgttgttaaaaaataaaaataaaaaattgctgttgaatataaaatattaacaaaatatAAATCCACTGACCGATCAAGCTGTATGACTCTGCACACAGGCGTATTAGGACTATCATTCAATAAATCCCTAGTGTGATTTGCATTTGAATGTGTGACACGTGCACACTGCTAAAAGTTGTTCCTGTGTGTCGTGTCAGCCAGTTTTCAGCCAGTCAGCACTACAACGTGGGCACTCAAGCATAATGAATAATGAAAGGGCATCAATAACAGCCATGGGTGACATAGCTTTTAATAATAGCCGCCATCAGCGGAGAAGCAGTGGGAAAGGAAAAAGGGGCTCAAGGATGGATGGTGACTGAGGAGTAAAGGAATGGATACTTAGAAAGAAGATGGTGACAAAGCTAACCAGTGACTAACCACTATCGGAAAGGTTGGAACTGGAAAGTGTGACAACGACTTATTACTTTTCCACCTTGTAGCAAGTGAACCAAATTGTGTCacattgcctttttttgttcaaataaatcgtATTTACTTGTGAGACGTGACTCGTGAGCAACacgtttattgttgttgtttgtttgtgatccAGATGATTTGTGAGCACAATATAAAAGTATCACCTTTCAGAGTTAGGGGAGCCTATGTTTACCATCCCTCTTTAAACAAAAAGTTATGGCACAGTGCCAAGACTGCAGGGGGCAACAAATAATTCTTATAATTTgtcactgacacacacacacacaaaaaaacaacgttttttgttgttattgttgttttgtctgtttttgtacGGAGACTTTCATTCGTCTGCTGTGGCTCTCTGCAACTATAAAAATATAATGATTCATTAATTTCagctccttttttcttttaggtTGTTCAAGATTTGAAGATGACACCTGATCTCAGTGCTGACAGAAGCCATTTTTTGCATAGTTGTGTTTTATCAATTGATCCTAGTAATCCACAATAATTACTGTCTTTACATAACcgataaaaatgtttaaggtggTCCCGAAACCTTACTTATGGTACAAACATAATGTTACAACGACTCATAACAAACTATGACTACAGCTTCGATCAAAAATCTAGTCTACCAATCTACTACTTTGACTCAATTTGACCAATCAAAGAGCCTGataatacatgtataaatccttcattgaacacaataataatattttaacatgTAACCACCactgtgtgatttattttttattttttagattcaCTGTGAGGGatatgaaagtaaaaataaactgaatcATCACATACTTTCCAGTCATTTCTCTGATGATTCACAGCATTTCTTGGTGACAGACGTCAGAGATCCCAATTATTTTTCCACAGAAAAACTTGTGCCGTATTGCGAATTGTATTTATTGGCAAAAGTGACCAACGTACAGTAAGACTGGCACACACACAGGATGGCTGTTAACGTCTTAACCCATTTGACAGAACACATacgtaggtaaaaaaaaaaaagttatttacgtGTTCATcacacagcttttttttttaattaaacttattTTAAGGTTCAGGAATCAcggtcatatttttaaaaatgatacagCAAATCCATTTCACATGGAAATTCTATAAAACATGTGAACATATTGTAATATAGCAAATGTAGTTTATgtcaataaatataaaacatatgcaaataatgattattattattattattattattattatttcaggaCAATACGTCATACTGACAGCTCTAACGAATATTTATCTCTCTCTTTTGCAACTAATTGAAGTAACCAGACTATTATGTACAGCTTTCATTGTGATGCAGTACAATTCATGTACAAACtgttcaaatgacatttctcTGAAATCAAAATGGACTATTATTATCTATGTAAAGGCAATATATAGAAATATTTGATACAGTCAAGTCGAAAACAAAGTCATGCAGGACCAACAgaactttaacaaaaaaaaacaacaaagacaaaTCATAACTATTGATAGTTTTGTTTTAATGCTTTCGTTATTTTACTTGCTGAATGAATGGCTGCTAACTGACCATTAGTAAAGCATGCAGTCTGTTTACGCTATCCACTTTATCTTGATATTTTTAATCCCCTTGAGGAAATCaagcacacaccaaaaaaatccaaaccaCAGAGAGGCAGATTTAcacatgaaacaaacaaaaaaggtcatttCCATGTATTCAGTATAGGtctgagaaaacattaattacaCGTAACACCTGTTAGATACGTTATATATAATCAGCAGCAAAATGGGCAGTCGTAgaattgaacaaaacaaaacagacatgtTTATAGCCGCGTAAACATGAGGTATAATTTGCAGCTTTGAGCAAATGCGATTGTTGCAGCAACACATCCTGTTCCATATGTCCACATCCTGTCCCATGAATGagaataataacaacaaaacttttttttttttttcaaaaataatgaagCGTGCTGAAATACCTTCAGAAAATAGCAGCTTTGCAAAAAATCCAAAAGGGGCTCCCCTCGCCGAGGCTCCAATTGCCTCGTGTCATCTCACCCTGCTACAAAGTCGCGCTTTAACTCATCAGTGACAAGAAAAGTTATAAAAACATACGATTCATACAGTATCAAaacctcagaaaaaaaaacacattgaagaATGACATCTCTTAGGCTGCATTTACGCTAAATGGTGATGCGGCCCAGTTCCGATATGTGTCATGATCGTGGAGGTAGATCACAACACATGGAATCTGTCTGTCTCAGACGTTTGTGTGTCGTTAGAGGCACGTACAGGATCTTGCCAAAAGAACATACAATATGTGGTTAAGGATACCCGGGTTCGATCCCCTCCTTCACAATCCGGCCAGCAGAGAGCCCTAATCAGGATAAAGGATTGTGGTCAACCACGAGAGGAGAGCAAATTTCAGGACGATGAAAAATGTTCTTCCTCTTGTTTTTCTTCACTAGATAAGTAAGCATGTAGATATCTGATATGCGGatatatatgacaaaaaaaaaacacacacacacacatcgttaaatataaaaaatataaaaataaaggtgCTTAGACATTTGAGTAGCggtaagcaaaaaataattacagatgACAGCCAGTGGAGTAATGCCAaagttatttatatttaaactaAAGGAGGAAAAGTTAGCCAACGAAAAGGTTTGTAACATTCAGTATgtgttattatttgtatttgaacTTATTATCAGTTGTTCTAATGCGTTTTGGAAGTAAAGTTGTTTCAGGTTATGTCTAATGAATCAGATCAATTCCAGtgtgattcttcttcttcatcatcttctcttcctcctcctccttcttctaaATActtttagattttgttttgaactttttattgcttttagggatttttttttatttacaagtgcatatatttcaaaacaaaaccatgTCTGCTCCACTGGAAAAATGATTTTCTGCTATTTTATAAATCTTTGAAATTGGTTGTGGATAGAAAAGCCCTTCATTTAGTTTCTTTATTGGAAATATTTGATCTGTTGTAAAAAGTCCtcttacaaatataatttttgttgtttgtttgttgtttttttcccttttattttcTATGTTCAATTATATTGTTAGAATGCTTATCCTCAATCCATGTCGAATAACTTGTTATTTGATCATACATGAGggccttgtttgtttgtatataattgttcaattaaaaaaaaaaagttataaccGACGGGATTCCAGTTTAGgtcagccattttaaactaaaacctTTTCAGTAGTTAAAGGCGGAACTTTTGAATCCAAACACAACTCGTTTGTTGCCGCCAACATGATTGAGCACCGGGGATTTCGGGTGCCAGTCCGAGCTCTACTGTACTTAGGTCTTGGGTTTTGTCAAATTCATTTCGTGTGACAAAATGTTCTTACACTGCTGGAGctatttgtgtcttttttcttattcatgATGCTGTTTTTGGTGTAACTTATACTCCGGGATGACATATTCCGAAAAACACCActttcaaatataaatataatactgtatataaatccTGCCAAAACGAAAGCCATCATCATAGCATAGATTTAACAATTTGGCCCAATCTGTTATTTCCTGTCTCACGCAGTCGCAGTCCGCATTGCCTAACAAGCATCGCAAGAACTTGGCATATCTGAGGAATTACTCGACAACAAATGTCAAGTTGATGGTAGTGCCAAACTAGCCTGTGTTAGTCTTTCTGCACTGACAACACCAAAGACCGCCTCCTCTTACCAGCAGTCTCTTTTCTGGCTTACTTGAAGACGGTTTCCATTTGGAAGTTTGACAAATTGTAGTTGCGCTACCTTTGTCCTACTTGACCTGGCAGAAACTGGACATTGTGACATAATCCTCCTCCTTTTGATGGATTCCTAACGCACGAGGCACGAAGTCTCCCGGACTGGCTGCGGAAGTCGCCACAAGCGGCAAACTGGCGCTCCGAAGGCTGTCTTCTCCATCGGAGCAGCTGCTGTTGTGCGAGATGGAAAGCTCCAGTTCTTCCGTGCTGGTGCTCCAATTAGAGTTTTGCGTGGAACGGGGGTAATTGGCCGGCGTAGGATCATTTGCTGCACAACGAATAACCAGGACTCTTTCTCGCTCAACTGTTTCTGGGTAGATTTTAAGTGTACTGAACTCCTCTGGTTTTATGTTGAGTAGAAGGGCAGCCTGAAAACAAAGATTGACAAAAAAGATTTGGATTCAGGTAGCAAATAAGTAAGGACTTTAGTTATACAGttccaaaaatgtaacaatCTGTAGTACGGCACCACGCCACATGGTGGCGCCTCTTTGTTTTGCCGTGACTTTTTCGTTTTGCCATTCACAGTATTTTTTGCCAGGGGCACCTGAGTGGTACTGTACAGAATTGTAcgctttatcattattatttttttattattattattattttttttttctagagagagctcagtattgttcattcgacctgtcatcatcattgctctctctctctctttttttttcctcttgttttctctttttctttttttgtatgtgcgtgagtatgtgcgtgagtaattgcatgtgtgtgtgtgtgtgtgcatatgtgcgtgcgtgtgagtgtgtactcattaattcacctaaaacctattaaaaatcccataccgttcacctaaatcgaatacttcagaatccagctagtgagtcgtgaggttgtcaggagacccgaggaaggatcaaagaaaagaaaggaacgtgaaatccagcactgtaCGCTTTATCATGACGCGTGATAGAGCATTGTTGGATTCAGATAGCCTCGAAGAAAATACTTGATGGAGAAACCTTGACTAAGAGAAACTTTGATGTACTGACAAAAGTCTCACTCAATAGCACCAGGTAGGACCGTactcaattctatatgacaaaataagcaCGAGAAATAGAGGACCTGAATACAGTGGAGTAGATTCTGAAAAACATCATGAACATCACATGGGACAAATACAGGACAATAACAACATGATGACATCATGACCctaacccaaaaaaacaacagtaatGGTTTCCAGCTCCCCTTAACCATACAATAGGCACCCTCTTCCTCGACATCTTGAAGTCTGTTTTCTTTCAGTAATTTAGCTAGAAGTTGTAAAAGTCGGTGTCATCTCCTGGCCAAACGACCAAAAGAATAGTCAAAGTCACAGCTTAACAACAGACAGATGTCTACCAATGAGCAAAAATGCCTcagccaaatgtatatattcatTATACTACACGAagaagcatgtttttggaatgtgggacaACACGACACCATAGTActtagagaaaaaaacacaagaaaaggTCAAACCTGAAAATTGTGACTGTGAAGATGCAATAACATGCCATATTGAAAGCTGATTAGTCAGAAACAAGAGACAtgaaacgtttttttgtgtttctccaaGAACTCACCTTATTGGGTTTGTAGTTGTGCACCAGAGCGGGTTTAGGATGCGGAATGCTGGGCCACATGTAAGAAAATATCCTGTAGAAAAactgcatttgtttgtttgcggaATTATCAATAAAAGCCAGTACGTTGAAAGATTTGGagattcttacttttttttccagaagaaTCCCAAGCTGGACGTCAGCACCGCCAAAGACAGGAGACTCACAATCAGCTTCCTtgtcactttctctctctcatgaCTTTGTCTCTGTTCTGAGGATCAATTGATGGCAAGTGGATGTCATGCGTCTTATTGAAAAGCAAGAAAGCAGTTGGAGCATTTCTTTACCATCAGGAATGGAGAAAGTCAACGCGTTGCTCCATTCGCTCCAGCTTCCCTTCAGAGAAATATGTATCGCTCGCACTTTGACATAATATTTCGCGTTTTTACGGAGATGCTCCATGTCGATTGCCATCTTATCTGACGCAGACACATTTTGAATCTGCGGTAAAAAGATTGGGACGTGGATTACGTCGATGCATCCCGAACATGGGCGACCTAACCCGCTATTTACCATTTTCTGTCCGGAGGTCCAAATGAGCAGCTGAAAAAGCAGTCTTTCAACTTTCAGGTAGTCGTTCTGGTAAGGAGTCCGGATGTAAAACACAGCCTGATTTGACTCGTGCATCACGGTTACGTTCCATACCTCGGGACTTCGAGGTTTAACTGCAAGGACAACACAAGCAAAGTCAGGATCTGAAAGTCAACCTAGTTCACTCTTGACCAGTGACCTcagccacattttttttaatcagtattTTTGTCTGGATTATTACTTAACCGGTTACCTTCTTCTGGTGAACCTCAtttctttgttgattttttttttttttttaattccttgtattactatattttttaaaatcctatggaggagtgccaaagacgttaaaagacgtttttttcaaaacagaggtgaaactaaccattttctattgttgattactgaaaaatggaataaggtagaaacaaactttttgttctgatgaaagatgagagtccaagctttcatttggtagtatgtgcgtttccatagtccaaacacataattttctgtggaccttgaaagatcagtcaaaaatgcttaaattggctggcacccacggcatcccttttctgaaaacgtctggcagtcaaagagttaaccctaacccccagtGCAGGATTTCAGgctattttcaaataaaaaagaaacatgtatgaaaatgttcaaaCCTAAAAAACACTTTACAAGTCCTTGtgattttatgaattgttaCCGATTTTCATCAGTTGGACTGTTTTGTTGATGGTGTCGCCCCCCTTCAGACAGATGGTTAGATTGAGCCTAGCCAGGGGCTTCAGTTCGCTAGAGGTGACCGAATCTCCCGACCTTGTCAGGCATTTTAATTTCTTCTCTTGTGGGATGCTGAAACTAGAAGtaccaataaacaaaaaaatatatttaaaaaaaaaaaatcatcatgttGATGCCAAATCATCATCACAAACTCTTGCTGTTTATCCAAAACATTTACCACACGATCATCGACTCCACGCCGTCATCCTCATCTTCGTCGTCCTCGCTGCTACTGCCGGTTAGTTTGCAGGTTAAACTGCTTTCTACTTTGGCGATGTGAGAAGTGCAGATGATTTTGGATTCTGGACAAGAGCAGAAAGAAGACATTAACTCAAGCCATAGATTTGCTAATGCGGTGAGAAGCTCAGTTATGTATTACCATGGAGATATTTTCCCAAGGACCCTCTGCAACCCTAACACATATTAAACTTAActatcatgagaaaaaaaaagttacagcaAATTAACTTTTTAGACAGGGAAAAAGTCGTATGtatttttccacacacaaaaaaaagaataacgaAATTGTAATCTTGTGAGAATAAAATTGCATTTTCCAAAATAACGTCAGTAAGTTGAGcaagtgatttttaaaaatacaacattctTCTTTTAATATTATGCATTTTATTCTGCAAAAGACAGCTGTATGAACAAggcttttttatatatatatatatatatttttttactaggaGCACAGTGGCCTCTCTGAAATTTTAGAGCcgcaagtaaaaaaatttaGGGGAGGACCCGAATCACAAATCAAAATTTTCGCTACTTAATTATTTTAAGTGAacgatttcttcttcttttttaaagctAATTTATTAATCATGCGCGAAAAGATTCAAATTTGAGTTGCACTGTTTTAGAGGCAAGATGCCAAAATTTACAAagcaaataatataatataaagcaAAATACTTTACCTGTAATAATACAACTGtcgaaaaaaaattgcttcattcTTACAAGGATGTCAgatttatgcaatttttttttcaattatatcaGAGCTTTTAATTAGCCTAAAGCTAAgattaattgctttttttttgtttgttttatttgcatATGTTGACATTATGCAATGTCCATACAGAACAAATTGCGCAAATGTATCAAGTCCTAACATTGAACAATGATGATTATGAATGATTCAAACAGAACAAATCATCATACTTTAGATGACTTTACTATTATAACCACCACTACATTATAAACCTGCATCTATAAAAACATAACATCAGTaacattttgctcatttttcaaatgtaatcatCTTCATCTGTTCCATGCGGCCGGACAGCGTGAGTGATAAAGTGCAAGTGTCTTGTTGTATTGATCAAACCATTGTTGGTCTCTCCCAGGTCAGCGTCTCCTCCTCCACTCTGAGCCAGACAAGCCGCTGGCAGCAGCAACAGCATCGGCAGCATTGGCAAGAGcagcgacggcggcggcggcggcggcggctcggcCATCCGGCAGCCAAACAGCATCTCGTCtgccgtcttcttcttctttgactgCAGCTGACAGCTCTTCTCGTCAGAGGACAAGAGGGAGGAGGGATTGAGACTGCAGACAGGATGTTCACAACATAAGATGGCGAGTTTGGCGGCACCTTCCTTTAGTTGTAAATTGAGATAGCTCGACTTGCGAGTTGAATTTGTTTCGTGTTTTCGAGTCAGTGTTGTATGAAAGGCAAACGTTGGATAGCCTTCACAGGTTTATTTTTTAGGACTGCTTTTTAATGGAAAAGCATCATTGTTCCgcctgtcactatacatcactagcatagatagatgagcaagggtgtatttgtaaaaaaaaaataataataataattttctgacaaatttccCGCATCACCCTCGATGATTTCTCCTAGCTATAtatagctaaaaaaacaaatgagatTTTGAAGTTGTCTGTTCTGAGCTCAGGTTAGCCTGGTTGTTAACTGGCTAGCCGTTAGCTAGTCTGTACTTACGCTGTTTTCTCAATAATGCTAGGCTATACTAAATTAGCTAACATCGATACCTTGAATTGGGCATTGTGGACATGCTGTTGCGCTACGTCACTTagcatttctttccattttgtTAACGTCTTTTCATGGGTTAAACAATCCCAAACTTTGAACATTATCTGTCTTTTATAAACTCTCCTAGCTCGCCGCCATCTTGTCAACTTCTTTCCACACAGAGTGGTGAATGAGACTACAGTAGCGTTAGTCCATGGGGGGAAATTAGCACAGCGAATCTTCGAGGCAGAGATTTTACTTCtacttatattttaaaaatcagattaTCTGATTAATCATGTATTCCTTTGTCATAAGACTTTGCAGTACATATTACCAAGTCAGTCAGTTTGTTGACAAGCTCGAACTTTTAGTGCAAGTAGAGTGTCATGGACTCAAAACTCAAAAGCATTGCTGGTAcgtacaacaaaacacaagattcTAATTGACAATTTTGATAATTATGTCTCATATCTCTTTAATAG
It encodes the following:
- the il7r gene encoding interleukin-7 receptor subunit alpha, which gives rise to MLFGCRMAEPPPPPPPSLLLPMLPMLLLLPAACLAQSGGGDADLGETNNESKIICTSHIAKVESSLTCKLTGSSSEDDEDEDDGVESMIVCFSIPQEKKLKCLTRSGDSVTSSELKPLARLNLTICLKGGDTINKTVQLMKIVKPRSPEVWNVTVMHESNQAVFYIRTPYQNDYLKVERLLFQLLIWTSGQKMIQNVSASDKMAIDMEHLRKNAKYYVKVRAIHISLKGSWSEWSNALTFSIPDEQRQSHEREKVTRKLIVSLLSLAVLTSSLGFFWKKKIFSYMWPSIPHPKPALVHNYKPNKAALLLNIKPEEFSTLKIYPETVERERVLVIRCAANDPTPANYPRSTQNSNWSTSTEELELSISHNSSCSDGEDSLRSASLPLVATSAASPGDFVPRALGIHQKEEDYVTMSSFCQVK